From the Priestia koreensis genome, one window contains:
- a CDS encoding MarR family winged helix-turn-helix transcriptional regulator — MPSYCSEQGKIIYQLNDIYKLMSPKFERCTGISQSRLELLHKLFDVDEISQTQLQKEVCIDGAAVTRHLKQLEAKGMVARRKNPADNRFTFVRLTKEGREQIESFKKEKEQFINRVLDGLTEQDLKGLSVTLSRIQDNVNKIQY, encoded by the coding sequence TTGCCTAGCTATTGTTCAGAACAAGGGAAAATTATTTATCAGCTGAATGACATTTACAAATTGATGAGTCCAAAGTTTGAGCGCTGCACTGGAATTAGCCAGTCACGTTTGGAACTTCTTCATAAATTATTTGATGTGGATGAAATCAGTCAAACCCAGCTACAAAAAGAGGTTTGTATAGATGGAGCAGCCGTCACAAGACATTTAAAGCAGCTTGAAGCTAAAGGAATGGTGGCGCGCAGAAAAAACCCTGCGGATAATCGTTTTACATTTGTTCGTCTAACAAAAGAGGGAAGAGAGCAGATCGAATCCTTTAAGAAAGAAAAAGAACAGTTCATCAACCGAGTGCTTGATGGCCTTACAGAACAAGATTTGAAGGGATTGTCTGTCACTCTTTCTCGAATTCAAGACAACGTCAATAAAATACAGTATTGA
- a CDS encoding putative quinol monooxygenase yields the protein MIITHAELQVNPAKVEEFLVEIRTLIAASKQEEGNVDYTLKRDVENPNHFTMIEIWKDMDAVQSHNTSAHFQAFVGKAKEFLAGPLSARMFNGEELKLS from the coding sequence ATGATTATTACACACGCTGAACTACAAGTAAACCCTGCAAAGGTAGAAGAATTTTTAGTTGAAATTCGCACGCTTATCGCTGCATCTAAACAAGAAGAAGGAAACGTAGACTACACGCTTAAACGTGATGTAGAAAACCCAAATCATTTCACAATGATCGAAATTTGGAAAGACATGGACGCGGTTCAAAGCCATAACACAAGCGCACACTTCCAAGCATTCGTTGGAAAAGCGAAAGAATTCTTAGCTGGGCCACTTTCTGCTCGCATGTTTAATGGAGAAGAATTAAAGCTTTCTTAA
- a CDS encoding STAS domain-containing protein, translated as MHRNQALYAFLMDNIPTLTEAWYASLSKERRNGIYSSHNPRVVEKLKQHNYEFHRHFCEIFILSEQDFKTNFRPWIKEMVQDVTYYQTPFHLIIQEFMRNRELYFSLLDTYTSQHEDVSQNLERIWMKLITRMFDDVICTIAEEADQAAQVRLKAQRELINELSAPVISLKDCDISLLPLIGTVDEERAKIILEATLEQCIMMKIKKLYIDLSGTSIVSSLVCHHLDKLIAALRIIGIETVLCGMRAEFAQDATQLGFVFEGVEIRSSLSQALAIHS; from the coding sequence ATGCATAGAAATCAGGCTTTATACGCTTTTCTAATGGACAATATTCCAACGTTAACGGAGGCATGGTACGCTTCGTTAAGCAAAGAAAGAAGGAACGGTATTTATTCTTCTCATAATCCCCGAGTAGTAGAGAAGCTAAAACAGCACAACTATGAGTTTCATCGTCACTTTTGCGAGATTTTTATATTGAGTGAACAAGATTTCAAGACTAATTTTCGTCCGTGGATTAAAGAAATGGTCCAAGACGTTACGTATTATCAAACACCTTTTCACCTCATCATTCAGGAGTTTATGAGAAACCGTGAACTTTATTTTTCCCTTCTTGACACCTATACGTCTCAACACGAAGATGTATCCCAAAATTTAGAGCGCATTTGGATGAAATTAATTACGAGAATGTTTGATGACGTCATTTGTACCATTGCTGAAGAAGCTGATCAAGCGGCTCAAGTACGATTGAAAGCACAGCGTGAGCTTATTAATGAACTTAGCGCTCCTGTTATCAGTCTAAAAGATTGTGACATTTCCCTATTACCGTTGATCGGAACAGTGGATGAAGAAAGGGCAAAAATTATTTTAGAAGCTACGTTAGAACAATGTATAATGATGAAAATCAAAAAACTTTATATCGACCTATCAGGAACAAGTATCGTTAGCAGCTTAGTGTGTCATCACCTCGATAAATTGATTGCTGCACTACGAATCATCGGAATTGAAACTGTACTTTGTGGAATGAGAGCAGAATTTGCACAGGATGCTACACAGCTTGGATTTGTGTTTGAAGGGGTTGAGATAAGGTCTAGCCTTTCCCAAGCTCTAGCTATTCACTCGTAG
- a CDS encoding MEDS domain-containing protein produces the protein MKNQFSQLINDNDSIHIYYNIEDSEGYLNNLVSYIVSGVEEKRHTLVIESEKLIPLLFEKLEKTLTKEQLTYIHTINNFDYYCSSGSFQPPVIFDHLSKHLDPFYKNNLSFQIWAHVEWGQQEGVVPILEEFENDADKLVNEGGLYLVCAYDEERVTDVLKLALMKSHPYVISENKITPSDLYTLTNAI, from the coding sequence TTGAAAAATCAATTTTCCCAGTTAATTAACGATAATGACAGTATTCATATCTATTATAATATTGAAGATAGCGAAGGCTACTTAAACAATCTTGTCTCTTACATTGTTTCAGGAGTAGAAGAAAAGAGACATACGTTAGTAATTGAAAGCGAGAAATTAATTCCTTTGCTTTTTGAAAAGCTAGAAAAAACTCTGACGAAAGAACAGCTCACGTATATCCATACCATTAATAATTTTGATTATTACTGTTCGAGCGGAAGTTTTCAACCACCTGTCATTTTCGACCACCTTTCTAAACATTTAGATCCTTTTTATAAAAATAATTTGTCGTTTCAAATATGGGCCCATGTGGAATGGGGACAACAAGAAGGTGTTGTACCTATTTTAGAGGAATTTGAAAATGATGCAGATAAATTAGTAAACGAAGGCGGGCTATATTTAGTTTGCGCGTATGATGAAGAAAGAGTGACGGACGTTCTGAAGCTTGCATTAATGAAATCACATCCATACGTTATTTCAGAAAATAAAATTACCCCATCTGATTTGTATACCCTTACAAATGCAATATGA
- a CDS encoding SMI1/KNR4 family protein, which yields MNLVTRYLNGLRAALPADELEELQKSYGATKEDLEQLRSTYPNCPESLLALLQQIDGTFWRTYGESKIAVCVLGSDVEDGRYPYYLLSAQQMMESSKEEQDVSYLLEDRDAVDPKINQEGLLPGTYIHFSDCMNNGGTSSLYIDFNPAADGVPGQIVRFLHDPDEYKVIATSFNEYLQDIIDRGFIFLEEEE from the coding sequence ATGAATTTAGTCACTCGCTATTTAAATGGATTAAGAGCTGCATTGCCAGCTGATGAACTTGAAGAACTTCAAAAATCGTACGGGGCGACGAAAGAGGATTTAGAACAATTAAGGTCAACGTATCCAAATTGTCCAGAATCGCTGCTCGCTTTACTCCAACAGATTGATGGCACCTTTTGGCGAACGTATGGGGAAAGTAAAATTGCGGTGTGTGTGCTTGGGTCAGATGTTGAAGATGGCAGATACCCCTACTACTTACTGTCCGCCCAGCAGATGATGGAGAGTTCAAAGGAAGAACAAGACGTCTCCTATCTTTTAGAAGACAGAGATGCTGTGGATCCGAAGATAAATCAAGAAGGATTACTCCCTGGAACGTACATTCATTTTTCGGACTGCATGAATAACGGTGGAACCTCAAGTCTCTATATTGACTTTAATCCTGCTGCTGATGGAGTGCCTGGCCAAATCGTGCGCTTTCTCCATGATCCAGACGAATATAAAGTAATTGCTACAAGCTTTAATGAGTATTTACAGGATATTATTGATCGTGGTTTTATTTTTCTTGAGGAAGAAGAGTAG
- a CDS encoding nitroreductase family protein produces MNSTRNNDFKDIITGRRSIRNYDKSVKISKEEMTEILTEATLAPSSVNLQPWRFLVIDSEEGKATLAPLAKFNQTQVETSSAVIAVFVDMNSLDYTERIYNEAVEKGYMPAEVRDRQIPGIKGLLSQLPDQAMREMNLIDGGLVSMQLMLAARHHGYDTNPIGGYEKDQIAEAYRMDKERYYPVMLLSIGKAVDEGYPSVRLPIDEITEWK; encoded by the coding sequence ATGAACAGCACGAGAAACAATGACTTTAAAGACATTATTACAGGTCGTCGTTCCATTCGAAATTACGATAAAAGCGTAAAAATCAGCAAAGAAGAAATGACGGAGATTTTAACAGAAGCAACGCTTGCACCATCTTCTGTTAACCTTCAACCATGGCGCTTCCTTGTCATTGATAGTGAAGAAGGGAAAGCAACGCTTGCACCACTTGCAAAGTTTAACCAAACACAAGTTGAAACATCATCTGCTGTGATCGCTGTTTTTGTTGACATGAACAGCCTTGATTATACAGAGCGTATTTACAATGAGGCAGTTGAAAAAGGATATATGCCGGCTGAAGTAAGAGACAGACAAATTCCTGGAATCAAAGGATTATTAAGTCAATTACCAGATCAAGCAATGCGCGAAATGAATTTAATTGACGGTGGTCTTGTCTCTATGCAACTAATGCTTGCTGCTCGTCACCATGGATATGACACAAACCCAATTGGTGGGTATGAAAAAGATCAAATTGCAGAAGCATATCGAATGGACAAAGAACGTTACTATCCAGTTATGTTGCTTTCAATCGGAAAAGCAGTAGACGAAGGATATCCATCTGTACGTCTACCAATTGATGAAATTACAGAGTGGAAATAA